Proteins from a genomic interval of Desulfovibrio sp.:
- the rpsG gene encoding 30S ribosomal protein S7, whose protein sequence is MPRKGPIPKREVLPDPLYSSRLVTKFVNRLMFDGKKGAAEKIFYSSLETLAEKTGEEPMRAFEKALDNVKPHMEVKARRVGGATYQVPMEVRPERQVSLSIRWLINYARSRGEKGMTAKLSAELLDAFNGRGGAVKKREDTHRMADANKAFAHYRW, encoded by the coding sequence ATGCCCCGTAAAGGTCCTATCCCGAAGAGGGAAGTGCTGCCCGATCCGTTGTACTCCAGCCGCCTTGTCACCAAGTTTGTGAACAGGCTTATGTTCGACGGCAAGAAGGGTGCAGCCGAAAAGATTTTCTACAGCTCCCTTGAGACCCTGGCAGAAAAGACGGGCGAAGAACCCATGCGCGCCTTTGAAAAGGCCCTGGACAACGTGAAGCCCCACATGGAAGTTAAGGCCCGCCGCGTTGGCGGTGCCACCTACCAGGTGCCCATGGAAGTGCGCCCCGAACGTCAGGTTTCCCTGTCGATTCGCTGGCTTATCAACTATGCGCGTTCGCGCGGTGAAAAGGGCATGACTGCCAAGCTTTCCGCCGAACTGCTGGATGCTTTCAACGGTCGCGGCGGCGCGGTGAAAAAGCGTGAAGACACGCACCGCATGGCCGACGCGAACAAGGCTTTCGCTCACTACCGCTGGTAA
- the rpsL gene encoding 30S ribosomal protein S12, translated as MPTINQLIRIERKAVVKRKKTPALQACPQRRGVCTRVYTTTPKKPNSALRKVARVRLTNGIEVTAYIPGEGHNLQEHSVVIIRGGRVKDLPGVRYHIVRGTLDTSGVADRRKSRSKYGAKRPK; from the coding sequence ATGCCCACGATTAACCAGCTTATCCGCATCGAGCGGAAGGCCGTGGTGAAGCGCAAGAAGACCCCCGCCCTGCAGGCTTGCCCGCAGCGCCGTGGCGTTTGCACCCGCGTTTACACCACCACCCCGAAAAAGCCTAACTCGGCTCTGCGTAAGGTCGCCCGTGTGCGCCTGACCAACGGTATCGAAGTTACGGCCTACATCCCCGGCGAAGGCCACAACCTGCAGGAACACTCCGTGGTGATCATCCGCGGCGGTCGTGTAAAAGACTTGCCCGGTGTCCGTTACCACATCGTGCGCGGTACTCTTGATACGTCCGGCGTGGCCGACCGTCGCAAGAGCCGTTCCAAGTACGGCGCCAAGCGTCCCAAGTAG
- a CDS encoding SMR family transporter: MSPAITAYLQLGAAILVEVAATACLKQSAGMSRMLPTIASLLGYGISFYLLSKVLEIVPMGISYGIWSGIGIVLVSVLGLVFFGQKLDMAACLGLGLIVLGVLVINFFSGSMPH; encoded by the coding sequence ATGAGTCCTGCCATTACGGCCTATCTGCAACTGGGCGCGGCCATCCTGGTAGAGGTTGCGGCCACCGCCTGTCTCAAACAGTCGGCCGGCATGAGCCGCATGTTGCCCACCATAGCCTCGCTGCTTGGCTACGGCATCTCGTTTTATCTGCTCTCAAAGGTGCTTGAGATCGTGCCCATGGGCATTTCTTACGGCATCTGGAGCGGTATTGGCATTGTGCTTGTCTCGGTCCTGGGCCTGGTATTTTTTGGGCAAAAGCTCGACATGGCCGCCTGCCTTGGCCTTGGTTTGATAGTTCTGGGCGTACTTGTCATAAATTTTTTTTCTGGCTCCATGCCCCACTAA